The DNA sequence tgcctTTCTCCCTTGACTTTGAGGTGGACTAGAGGTATGCAATTTGTACCAAACACAACATAAAAGGTAATCCAATTACCCGTCCatcctccttcccacctcccttcccttttcctcttcttccatttCTCCATCATTTCTTTATCCTACTTTTCAATTACCACATAGCTGACAGAGAAGAAAAGATGGTACTTCTATCTCAAGAGCCCAGAATTCTGTGGACAGGCCGACCCAGATGATTAACAAGCTCGATTCTCCTATAAAGGGAGTTGCAAAGTATTAAGAAACACAGGGGACACAGCAGCCAGTTTCTACTTTCAGTGTGGtatgggtgtgtgggggggatgggCACATGtatgtaaaagagaaagagagagaaacaaagacaGTGCAGTATTCTAGGGTATGCACATGCTATATTTTCTGTATCTACGTTCTTCTTAAtgagttgtttctagtttttgtcttttgaatAATGCAGCCAGTCTTTTGGTACATTCATTAATTACTAATCTATTACTGTGACTGGGCCACCCCCAAAtgagtgacttaaaacaataacgattttttttttttgcatatttttgcaGTCTGGGCCAGGCTCTGGATATTTTTTCTGCTGGTTTCATCTGGGTTCACTCAATCAGTCATCTAGCTGGGGCTAGATGGTCCGAGATGGTCTCACCACATTCTGGTAGCTACCTGGACCATCAGCTAAAGCTCTATGTGCCCCTTTTTGTGGTAGATCTAGACTTCCTCACAGACAGCTGGATTCCAAGAGAGCAAACTTGGAAGCTGTAGGGTCTACAGAGGCTTTGCCTCAAATTTGCACAAAATTACTTTTGCCTCATTTTCTTGATCAAAGCAAATCATAGGGCCAACTCCTTGAATATATGCCAGGATAGGAGGACTTCGTGGTCTGTTTTAAAACTGACCATGGGTAAAAACCTAGGCATGGAACATCTGGTCGGAGTGTGGCTTTAGTTCAATTTAGTGCTATCAAGTTTCCCAGCAGGTGCCTGTTGCTCCCCAACTTCATCCATTCTTGGTTTGTGTGTCTGTCTAATTTTAGCCActctggtgaggatgtggtggtTTCTCATTGTGCTTTAGTTGGCTTTTCCTTGAGTACTAATGAGGCTGGATacctttttatgtgcttattggtcatttatGTATCTTCTTTTGGAGGAAGCgatttgtaggagttctttatatagtctgaaTATGAGTCATTGTAATTTTACTCAACTCTCCCTTTTGGATTTTGAGTGATTTTCCTCTTGATTACAAAGGAAGTAACATTTGAGCTGAAGTTTGGAGGAGGATGAATAAttaaagaagatcagggaggccTTATATCTAGAAACATGAACAGtgccaagagggaaaaaaaaaagtggtatgtTTGAGAAATaatgatatttcaaggtaggtAGAGTGTAATAAGGACCAGAGTTTCAGGGGTTGATGCTGAAGAGGTGACCTGGGGAAAGGACATTGATGGAAGGGAGAGAAGCATATCTTCATGGGACATTCCCTTTCATTTAGCTAGTCCTTGGTAATTCTTCAGATCTCCAGAGCTTGGAGACTGAGAAGCTTATCAGAGCATAAGACTCTGAACATAACAACCATAAGTATAACCACTGAGGAGTGACAGGGATCTTTCCCTCATGCACACAGGGGAAGATTGGTGGGAGAttaaaggagaaggaaggaaggaaatagacaGAAGCAGAGACCCGTTATCAATATCTTAAATAATATGTGGTAgcattttttttgtagaaaatacGGCAGAAACACATAGTCACATTTGCAACAAGatcagattcagaaaaagcagaaATTGATCTGAAGCCGAAAGATAGAGATTAGACTGTAAACCTTGTTACTTATGGAGAGTGGCTTCAAGAAGGGGTAGGTGTGGGTGAAGGAGaccttttcctctttaaattcttaagtgtgtttttttttatagaaaatatctattcatagattcattttttttgaaaaggaaataaatctatTTCTCAACTTCAATTAAGAGAAGCTTTTCTGTCCATTTtcatagagaaatataaattgataAGTAACTGCTCAGGATagttcagtaagaaaaaaatgacGTGGATCAGATGAGGAGGGAACTCAAGAACTGTGGCCAGTAGACTACACAGGTCATCTGCTCAGCAGGCGCTGGAGGCTCAGGACGTCCACAATAGAGGCTTTGCTGGCAGAGATGCCAGCAGGTATGATTCCCATGGCCTGGCCAGGCTGCCTGTTACTCCTTATCTGTGAAAGGCCTCAACAACACATTGTGTGGAGGTTTTGAGGTTCTGAGCCCAGGACTAGCTAACTCACACATGGAGAACAAAACACAGAACTTGAGTTTGACAAACCCCAGCAGAGGAAGCTCAGGTTTGAGCTTTATTTCCTCATATTTGTGAGCAAAAGTGTAATCCTCTTCTCTGTCCTCTGCCCCTTATCACTTCAATCAGAGGGAGGATATAGCATTGCATTGTTAGAACTCTTCGGAATGAAGAGTAGGAGAATTCTGACATCTGCTGGAAGAGTGGGGACTCAGCCTGAAAAGAGGTGACTAGACTgatttgtgtacacacacacacacacacacacacacacacacacacacacacgttttagtcagctttttcactgctttgaccaaaagacctgacaagaacaattttggaggaggaagtttcagagatctcagttcatcAACAGCCATCTcccttcctcagggctcgagctgaggcagaacatcatgtcagaggaaagcagctcaggatatggcccCAGGAATCAGAAAGAGAGACTTCACTCAATAAGGACAATATATATACCCTAAAAACACGCCCACAGGgacttacctcctccagccacagcctatgtgcctacagttaccatccagttaatccctatcaagggattaatgcaCTTAATaaagttaagactctcataacccagtcctttcacctctaaatttcCTTGCAATGtctaacacaggagcttttgtgggacacctcacatttaaatcacaacacacacacacacacacacacacacacacacatacacacacacctattttccctctattaaaacAGTAGTACTGATTTATTTTAGGAATAcagtaaaaaagaaggaaattaaaccCTATTAAGCCCCATGACCCAGAATAAGGAATAACTTGGCATGTTTCTTACTAGTCTTTTTATTACACCAAGAATGAATTAAACAATTATTGTGAGGTAACTCATTCACCATGTATGAATCATTGCCAAATGCTGAAATAAGCAGTAAACAAGGTAGACACAAACACTTCTTTTAGGAACTTAAATTTCTACATCTGTGATAAGTATTGTGCACTCAATACAACAATGCCTTGCATTtgaatcaggaaaatgcaaattaaaaccacactgtggtttcatctcactccagttagaatggcaactattaagaatatacataatgataaatgctggagaggattcaAGGGGAAAGGTACATGTATATGTTATTGGTAatactgcaaattggtacaaccactgtagaaatcagtatggagattcctcagaaggtTAGGAATGAAACCacatgatccagctattccactcctcagtatttttcccaaagaactgaaatcagcagACTGTAGTGATAACATGCATTctgatgtttatagcaacacaattcaccatagcaaagTTACAGGAATCAGCCTCGGTGTCAATTAacagataaattaatttttaaatgtggtatatatatatatatatatatatatatatatatatatacacacaaaggaACAAAGAGgactaaaattatatcctttgtgaataaatggatggaactggggaacatcatgctaaatgaaattagccagactcagaaagtcaagggtcaaatgttttccttCATAAGCAAAACCtataggagaaaaaggaataaaagaaaaaggggaatatcatgaaaatagaagagagatcaataTTTGAGAAGTAAAGCAtcaaggagaagggaggagagaggaaaaggagaactgaagaataaaattaaccaaattatgctatatgcatGAGTGAATATAACACAATGAATcctacttttatgtataattataaagtaccaatcaaaaaatacacatataaataaaaattgaaaagaccaGAATAGAGgatggggagagaaggaaaggcagggagggaaaggggaaatactggggaattaaTTGGAATGAATTATGTGCACacatgaatatgtcacaatgaatcccactattatgtatcattatgatgcactaataaaacattaaaagcaaaattttgcatttgcaaaataGTTAGTCCATGTTAGGCATTATGTTAACAGATTTTCATGTGGTTAAGTGTTTTACACACACCATCACAAGCAATCTTCATGATGATTGAGGTAGGTCACTACTCTTCATGAGGTAGGTCACTACTACTCCTAGCCCCAattatagataaagaaatcacTCAGACAACTGAGCCAAGCTGACACAGCTTGAGGACAGGCTAGGATCTCACTGTATCTGACCCTGTCACAGCCATGCTGCACACATCAGCAATAGAATACCTAACGtttccccctcttcttcccttGCTAGGTCTGACTGCCCTGGTGGCTGGAGATTCTAAGCCAATATGATGGATGATGACACGGAGTTGAGGACTGATGGAAACTCCCTTCTGAAGGCTGTGTGGCTGGGCAGGCTGCGGCTGACCAGACTCCTCCTGGAAGGGGGAGCTTATATCAATGAGAGCAATGACAAAGGCGAAACTGCTCTCATGGTGGCATGTATCACCAAACATGTGGATCAGCAAAGTATCAGCAAGTCCAAGATGGTGAAGTACTTGTTGGACAACAGGGCAGACCCTAATATCCAGGATAAGTCTGGAAAGACTGCTCTCATCCACGCTTGCATCAGAAGAGCAGGGGGAGAAGTGGTCTCCCTACTCCTGGAAAATGGAGCTGACCCCAGCCTTGAGGATCGCAGTGGGGCTTCGGCTCTGGTTTATGCAATAAATGCAGATGACAAGGACGCATTGAAACATCTCATTGACGCCTGCAAAGCCAAAGGGAAGGAAGTGATTATCATAACAACGGATAAATCATCTTCCGGCACCAAAACCACTAAACAGTATCTTAATGTCCCTCCTTCACCCAAGGTGGAAGACCGACAGTCACCTCCACTGTGTGCATCTCCTTCTGACATTGAACTGAAGGCTCCAGGCCTGAGCTCACCACCAAATGAAAAAGAGGATGACTTCTTCGGCCTCCAGACAGGACACCCAAGTGGCTGTAACACCTCTAAGATTCTCAATGATCCTGGGTCTCCCACTAGGAAAGTCAGCAACCTTCCCACCAGGAAAGTGGGGGCCCGCTTGCCCCAACTGAAGAGGCTCCAGTCTGAACCCTGGGGCCTGATTGCGCCCTCTGTGCTGGCAGCCTCCTCTCGGCAGGATGAAACCCACAGTGCCGGCACAGACAGTGAGGTCATCAGGAACATCAGCGACATGTCTTTCCCTAAGAGGGGGCCCCTCTCCAGAACCAACAGCATCGATGGCAAAgaccctgccctcttcccctcaGTCCCAGAGCAGGCTCTGAAGGTTCCGGCCTCTTCGGCACCAGCATCCTGGAAAGCAGCCTATGAGAAAGGCCAGGCTCCCCACCCTCGTCTGGCCAGGAGAGGAGCTCTCTCTGTTGACCAAGAGAAAGGTGGCATGTGCCCATCGGGAGCCTCTGCTCTCAAAGAGCCAGCATCCCTCAAACGGCTGGAAAATGACCTCTATGACTTAGAGTTACAACCAGGGGCTGACTCACCCAGCTCCATTTCCCTCGAGCCAGGCAAAGGTCCCTTAGATAGAAAGAAGCTCAACAGCTCCCACTTGTCTCTTTTCCATGGCTCTCGGGAGTCCCTGGACGTCGCGCCCACCACATCCCCCAGTTCTGTGCGTCGCAGACCCCCGCATCTCCTAGAAAGACGAGGTTCTGGAACTCTGCTGCTAGACCGCATCGCTCACACTAGGCCTGGCTTTCTTCCACCTTTAAATGTGAATCTGAACCCACCCATCCCCGATATTAGACCGAATAGCAAACCTTCTTCCCCACTTGCTAGTGGCTTAAAATCTATGGTTCCTGTTGCTCCAAGTTCACCAAAGAGAGTTGACTTGAGAAGCAAAAAGAAGCTCCTCAGAAGGCATTCGATGCAAATTGAACAGATGAAGCAGCTGTCGgactttgaagaaataatgacctAGAAATCTTCAGGAAGGCTTCTCCTCATGTCTAAATCTAGGTAGTTTATGGAAGGGACCAAAATCTAGACCAACATAGCCATGTAGATCCTCTGTCTCTTCTCGCTCCTCAATGCTGGTATGTGACCACTTCAGAAGACATGGGAACAGGGTGCTGCTTCACCTTTGAAATAAATCCAGGgattatttcacttctgaaatgTTTATTTCGCTCCTGAAATAATCCCTGGGTTTTTACAGGCCTACTTGAAAAGAGTTCAGGATAATTGGGTTTCAGAGatgaaattacaagaaaaaaataactcccCCAAGGAAGACAACCTTTGCAGTTTGAAGGTGACCCAGCAAGTATGGTGATCTAAGCTGTGGATCCCAGTTACTTTCCTTCAGACAAACAGTAAATGTGTGTTGAAGTCATGAGATAGTATTACCGTATGCTATTCAGAGCCTATAaagtagctaaaaaaaaaaaaaagaaagaaagaaagaaagagaaaatgaggctTTAGCATTTGTCCAAAATGTGCAAAAGCTCAAAACTAATCCCTAAGCTCCTGAATTTGGCATCTGGGCTCAGTTTTATGATAGAAGCAGGATCCCCCATGAGAGAGGGTCTGGTATGTGGGTCTTTCTTGCCTCTTGCTATTCTGCAGGCACTGTTAAGCATGGTTGAGTTCTGAAAGATCTCTTTTCAGATCCAGAGATGTTCACAGACTCATTTGGATGTGTTGTGAGTCCctacatatcacattttcatgGCTCCATTCTAACATGTCATTGTAGATGGTGCCTCAAAGATGAATCTTTCTCCCAAGATGCAACTTTCACCAGACCCCTGTGCAGACATAGGCTCTGTGTTGAAATCTAGTAAAGAACAGTCAAAGAGAACTAATTTGGACTTGAATGTGACACAATTAGTAGAACATAACTACAAGAAATGTTACCAATTATTCTTAAGAAAACTTGATGAATACTACCAAAACCGGGATGATAGGTGATGATGGGATGTACTTGGATTGAAAAGTAAATTGGAGCCgagcgcagtggtgcacacctgtaatctcaacagctcaggaggctgaggcaggaggactgcaagttcaataccagcctcagcaatttagtcagaccctaagcagcttagtgagatcctgtctcaaaataaaagattaaaataagggCTGCTGGGTGgggggcatggctcagtggttaagcactcctgggttcaatccctggtaccaataaataaataaaagtaaactgtCTGGTCCTCAAGCTGATGGCAATGAGGACCATTTCATTTTCCAGCCTGAAAATTTTAGGGGatataaaatgtcatttctcCTTCAGTTAATAGTTAATTCAAGAAAAATCCAGTTTCCTCTTTGCCTGAATTATGTAGGGGTTGGGAGATTCATGGGAATAATCTATACAATCCTTTGAAGAAATTAAGTAAAGTCTCACTGAAAGACTCAAGTGTCTCCTTGAGATCTCCAATGATTCTAAAAATCCTAGTTCCtaaatttatttgtaaagtaaaaaaaaaaaaaaatccgtaaCATAAGCTCTACATTTTGTGATATTTCATTAAGAACATTTGGTAGAAATTTGTCTAGATATCCCAAGCAAAAGTGTTACTGATAGTTAttaattataaacaaaacaaaaatgcttatTGTAAAAAATGATTCCTTTAGGGAAAGCTCTTAACCTCAGCACTAGTAACACTGGAGGCTGGGTCATTCTTTGTTCTGGGGGCCGGTCTATCCTGTGCATTGCAGGACATTTAGCATCCTCTCCAGCCTCTGCTCACTGGATGACAGTATCACCCTGTCCCCTTCCCCCCAGTTGTGAGAACCAAAGATGTCTCCAGACATGGCCAGATGTCTCCTGGGGCAGCATCACCTTGGTGATCACCAGGGCTGTAGAGAATGGCCGTGCCTGTGATAGAAATATGTGAAGAACCAAAATGCCCGATCGGAGGTGTGGCACACAAGCACCCAAACTCAAGCACTAACGGGATCTTGTATCTTgcaggaagggaagaaaatgagaagaaaagcatGTAAGGTAGTGAAAACCTACCATTCGTGAACTTGTTTAGTGTGGCCGATCCATATGCTGTTCAGACACATTTAATTGTTAACAGTTCTCACCAAGTAGATGTGAGTATAGGCAAAGAAACAGCTCTACTGCATTCCAAAGAGAATCAAACAGGCAGCCACTGTTTTCAGTGGGtcattgaacacacacacacacacacacacacacagcacacttTAAGTGCTTTTCCAGCTGTTGTGATTGCATTAAAACTAGCCTCTGCTAGTAGTGTTTAGCTGTGGGGATAGCAAGAAAAATGCTGCAGAGGAGCATTTTTCTAAACCTTTAGCTAAGACCTGGAAATCTAACTTATCCTCAGTAGTGACATTTATAGTGATTAGCCTGGGTGAAACACCAAACATGACTTGAGTGGCTCGGTACATTGCATGAGCGTGTAGCACTGTATTCTCCTGCCACTCGTGGCCTGTGTCAGTCCGTGTG is a window from the Urocitellus parryii isolate mUroPar1 chromosome 6, mUroPar1.hap1, whole genome shotgun sequence genome containing:
- the Ankrd34c gene encoding ankyrin repeat domain-containing protein 34C; translation: MMDDDTELRTDGNSLLKAVWLGRLRLTRLLLEGGAYINESNDKGETALMVACITKHVDQQSISKSKMVKYLLDNRADPNIQDKSGKTALIHACIRRAGGEVVSLLLENGADPSLEDRSGASALVYAINADDKDALKHLIDACKAKGKEVIIITTDKSSSGTKTTKQYLNVPPSPKVEDRQSPPLCASPSDIELKAPGLSSPPNEKEDDFFGLQTGHPSGCNTSKILNDPGSPTRKVSNLPTRKVGARLPQLKRLQSEPWGLIAPSVLAASSRQDETHSAGTDSEVIRNISDMSFPKRGPLSRTNSIDGKDPALFPSVPEQALKVPASSAPASWKAAYEKGQAPHPRLARRGALSVDQEKGGMCPSGASALKEPASLKRLENDLYDLELQPGADSPSSISLEPGKGPLDRKKLNSSHLSLFHGSRESLDVAPTTSPSSVRRRPPHLLERRGSGTLLLDRIAHTRPGFLPPLNVNLNPPIPDIRPNSKPSSPLASGLKSMVPVAPSSPKRVDLRSKKKLLRRHSMQIEQMKQLSDFEEIMT